In Phlebotomus papatasi isolate M1 chromosome 1, Ppap_2.1, whole genome shotgun sequence, the following proteins share a genomic window:
- the LOC129802386 gene encoding PHD and RING finger domain-containing protein 1-like yields the protein MSRTKFYNFRKNNKIMASDTCAICLTNFTNEEVAIPQTCNHAFCKDCLESWTKKNKSCPIDRKYFYSKSIVPNYKIYKSYIRRLHPSEYIWDIICQKCLIGDNDPTRSCLSCKFTFHEKCLDSLNCPPEWKDNDSDGLHVKHEFCKNFSHNWKPISDDNAELELDSDMGSGTESDGLLSSLEEDEMYSDDQFDEEMSVDEIDSHEDSSEDDDDLNDVAAITAARLLFLI from the coding sequence ATGTCCAGAACTAAATTCTACAATTTccggaaaaacaataaaattatggCTAGTGATACATGCGCAATTTGCCTGACAAATTTCACAAACGAAGAAGTTGCAATTCCCCAAACGTGCAATCACGCGTTCTGCAAAGATTGTCTAGAGTCTTGGACTAAGAAAAACAAGAGCTGTCCAATTGATCGAAAGTACTTCTATTCCAAAAGCATTGTTCCAAATTACAAAATCTACAAAAGCTATATTCGTCGGCTGCATCCATCTGAGTATATTTGGGATATTATTTGCCAAAAGTGCCTCATTGGTGACAATGATCCCACGCGGTCATGCCTATCTTGCAAGTTTACGTTTCACGAAAAGTGCTTGGACAGCCTCAATTGTCCTCCTGAATGGAAAGACAATGATTCGGATGGGCTTCATGTCAAACATGAGTTCTGCAAGAATTTTAGCCACAACTGGAAACCTATTTCTGATGACAATGCTGAGTTGGAGTTAGATAGTGATATGGGGAGTGGTACAGAATCTGATGGCCTGCTTTCAAGCCTTGAAGAAGATGAAATGTACAGTGATGATCAGTTTGACGAGGAAATGTCCGTAGATGAAATAGATTCTCACGAAGATTCGTCTGAAGACGATGATGATCTTAATGATGTAGCGGCTATTACTGCAGCAAGacttctatttttaatttaa
- the LOC129802371 gene encoding uncharacterized protein LOC129802371, translating into MSDAVKDFDSVQDQRDSDFQENQVSEAGEHEAKVEEQKSETICENSSLKRRSSNFGECTSESLSSEAIDVNLYEAGPSRIQLNKDECPQSAKVASADKSQSDKMTGKSKEDPFWDDLRSSRMCIDEEMSAEDELRPECALRFIRRFRKRRSLVNRSSQTLPSDIFPESRFYTQPKLKRSSLKVQMLFPTPYSPTMVRWREEYQKFLENLWKMYEESFGGPTEASSATGSSTNLPDKSMKMPDEHHGEGEQCPICLQVFNNSEIGITNICNHKFCAKCIFRWSTDNQVCPYDRAPFTRITVFRNYNTIREKIYEILLTREIDFYEGEESILTSYCSFCKRASVIDISIICSICEISSHMRCLNSVMLPGNDWSCSNCNSKILNEKDHCKIKEFVVPSVFEGFPEIDKITTSFNSNSNCTDLYESDSSSLSDETGNINV; encoded by the exons ATGTCTGATGCTGTGAAGGATTTTGATAGCGTTCAGGACCAAAGGGATAgtgattttcaagaaaatcaagTTTCTGAAGCTGGTGAACATGAAGCCAAAGTAGAAGAGCAGAAAAGTGAAACAATTTGTGAAAATAGTTCATTGAAAAGAAGATCGTCAAATTTTGGCGAATGCACATCGGAATCATTGTCTTCTGAAGCAATTGATGTGAATTTATATGAAGCAGGCCCAAGTCGGATTCAATTGAATAAGGATGAATGTCCTCAAAGTGCAAAAGTTGCAAGTGCAGATAAATCTCAATCGGATAAAATGACCGGAAAATCTAAGGAAGATCCTTTTTGGGATGATCTTCGCAGTAGTCGTATGTGTATAGACGAAGAGATGTCAGCAGAAGATGAATTGCGGCCAGAATGTGCTTTAAGGTTCATCAGGAGGTTTCGGAAACGACGATCTCTTGTCAATAGaagttcacaaactcttccatcCGACATTTTTCCAGAGAGTAGATTTTACACTCAGCCTAAACTAAAGCGAAGTTCCCTGAAAGTGCAAATGTTGTTTCCGACTCCCTACTCTCCAACAATG GTTCGATGGCGTGAAGAATAtcagaaatttttggaaaatttatggaAGATGTACGAGGAGAGTTTTGGAGGACCTACTGAGGCATCATCTGCAACTGGAAGCAGTACAAATCTCCCTGATAAATCTATGAAAATGCCTGATGAACATCACGGAGAAGGAGAGCAATGCCCAATTTGCTTGCAAGTATTCAATAATTCAGAAATAGGcattacaaatatttgtaatcataaattttgtgctaagtGTATCTTTAGATGGTCCACTGATAATCAAGTTTGCCCATATGATCGTGCACCTTTTACACGAATTACAGTCTTTAGAAATTACAATACCATACGTGAAAAAATCTACGAAATACTTTTAACAAGGGAAATAGACTTTTACGAGGGAGAAGAGTCAATTTTGACGTCATACTGCTCCTTCTGCAAAAGAGCTAGTGTCATAGATATCTCAATTATTTGCAGTATTTGTGAGATAAGTAGTCATATGCGTTGCCTCAATTCCGTAATGTTGCCAGGAAATGATTGGTCATGTTCAAATTGTAATAGCAAAATACTCAATGAAAAGGATCACtgtaaaattaaagaatttgtaGTACCTTCCGTATTTGAGGGATTTCctgaaattgataaaataacAACATCATTTAATTCTAATTCAAATTGTACAGATTTGTATGAATCTGACTCTTCAAGCCTATCTGATGAAACAGGTAATATAAatgtttaa
- the LOC129802364 gene encoding uncharacterized protein LOC129802364, with amino-acid sequence MNKSKSKLSPFSALKQSSPLRNLRPPQRDESPKEGPITRSRTASSRPRKMDEADKPEASSRKRVEKSEERTSKEFTNRPYNHRRSKIVTHAKDSEVRTKDQTKYSDYRRRHSEYRPRDSTQFHFQLKESPKKDSKSKNDPNPGSIFPRRSSAMSYADLHMFDPTVPPPNFSKPLPDFSGNTVNVPPPPISGTSKFSQPGPSKASTFRFELPQETFPVTSKASTSKLSQKPAGDGKSAQEILKEFLKKRGYSTQKRPKPTPTPDDDAMEVEEGPKMNIALAQAILEQCRVIEEKISKLRAHMVAEVDTIPDYEWEMKSQQMTIYRMEICEILDPILAPGAIEMLQERLKARQAKREWFHKKNAVYRSQKQMEKERRIRTKAFIDEWNEKLRQMEDEKRDKELEKQAAKELLVDVTKRIRETKKFIEIFGRLKQLSLVRIVADGQNTGAPAEDFMKKMDELQAVWEDLLVEYQEEKITLDTILDRRTSHVPLPPEPKSIQAQWLETIFGADSIYDDNNPLLIAERDISNFFHIRALWDRCIVPDGAPPDMGSSIPLFWALPSRNSTSQWWPYLQKNSN; translated from the exons ATGAATAAATCCAAGTCAAAACTATCGCCTTTCTCGGCACTTAAACAATCCAGTCCACTAAGAAATCTTAGACCACCTCAACGAGATGAATCGCCCAAGGAAGGACCAATTACTAGATCCCGAACTGCCTCTTCGAGGCCCAGAAAGATGGACGAGGCAGACAAGCCAGAAGCATCGAGTCGGAAACGAGTGGAGAAGAGTGAAGAGAGGACCTCTAAGGAGTTCACAAACAGACCCTACAATCACAGAAGAAGTAAAATTGTAACACATGCAAAGGATTCAGAAGTACGGACAAAAGATCAAACCAAATATTCTGATTACCGCAGGAGACATTCCGAGTACCGACCTAGAGATTCGACACAATTCCATTTTCAACTGAAAGAATCCCCAAAGAAagattcaaaatcaaaaaatgatCCAAATCCTGGAAGTATTTTCCCACGAAGGTCCTCTGCAATGTCTTATGCGGATTTGCATATGTTTGATCCAACTGTTCCGCCACCAAATTTCTCTAAGCCTCTTCCTGATTTTTCTGGCAATACTGTCAATGTTCCGCCTCCTCCCATTTCTGGAACctcaaaattttcccaaccAGGACCTTCTAAAGCTTCCACTTTTAGATTTGAATTGCCACAGGAGACTTTCCCTGTCACCTCTAAAGCCTCTACCTCAAAATTGTCCCAAAAGCCCGCTGGGGACGGCAAAAGTGCTCAGGAAATTCTGAAGGAATTCCTCAAGAAGCGTGGCTACAGCACACAAAAACGTCCAAAACCGACACCTACACCAGATGATGATGCAATGGAAGTAGAAGAGGGGCCAAAGATGAACATTGCTCTGGCACAGGCTATCCTTGAACAATGTCGAGTTATAGAAGAGAAGATCTCCAAGCTAAGGGCACATATGGTGGCAGAAGTTGATACCATTCCGGACTATGAGTGGGAAATGAAGAGTCAGCAGATGACTATCTATCGGATGGAGATTTGTGAGATATTGGACCCTATTCTAGCACCGGGTGCTATTGAGATGCTCCAGGAGAGGCTTAAAGCACGTCAGGCCAAGCGGGAATGGTTCCACAAGAAAAATGCTGTCTATAGGAGTCAGAAGCAGATGGAGAAGGAGCGTAGGATTCGCACAAAGGCCTTCATTGATGAGTGGAATGAGAAATTGAGGCAAATGGAGGATGAGAAGAGAGACAAGGAACTGGAGAAGCAAGCAGCCAAGGAGCTTCTCGTGGATGTCACAAAGAGAATCAGAGAGACcaaaaagtttattgaaatcTTTGGACGTCTCAAGCAACTCTCATTGGTGCGTATTGTAGCAGATGGTCAGAATACTGGAGCTCCAGCTGAGGATTTTATGAAGAAAATGG ATGAACTTCAAGCTGTTTGGGAGGATCTTCTTGTGGAATATCAAGAGGAAAAAATCACACTTGATACCATCCTCGATCGTCGTACTTCACATGTTCCTCTGCCGCCAGAACCAAAGTCCATCCAGGCACAGTGGCTGGAGACGATTTTTGGCGCCGATAGCATCTATGATGATAACAATCCACTCCTGATCGCTGAACGTGATATCAGTAATTTCTTTCACATACGCGCACTCTGGGATCGATGTATTGTGCCCGATGGAGCTCCACCGGACATGGGATCATCCATTCCACTCTTCTGGGCTTTACCCTCACGCAATTCCACATCCCAGTGGTGGCCATACCTTCAGAAGAATTCGAACTGA
- the LOC129802409 gene encoding tubulin-specific chaperone A-like, which translates to MADPRVKQLRIKTGVVKRLFKEKISYEKEAVSQRNRIDKFKGEGKDEHVIRKEEEVLQECLMIIPDSQRRLAKAYEELKEFLKAEEDLKETEEYTNAMAVIEEAKVQLP; encoded by the exons ATGGCAGATCCGAGAGTGAAACAGCTTAGAATTAAAACTGGTGTTGTTAAGCGTCttttcaaagagaaaatttcataCGAGAAAGAAGCTGTCTCCCAGAGGAATCGCATTGACAAGTTCAAGGGTGAGGGAAAGGACGAGCACGTAATCCGTAAAGAAGAGGAAGTTCTTCAGGAGTGCCTTATGATCATTCCGGACAGTCAGCGAAG ACTTGCCAAAGCATATGAAGAATTGAAAGAGTTTCTCAAGGCTGAGGAGGATCTCAAGGAAACTGAAGAATACACAAATGCAATGGCTGTGATTGAAGAGGCAAAAGTGCAACTCCCATAA